Proteins found in one Balaenoptera ricei isolate mBalRic1 chromosome 18, mBalRic1.hap2, whole genome shotgun sequence genomic segment:
- the CYSLTR2 gene encoding LOW QUALITY PROTEIN: cysteinyl leukotriene receptor 2 (The sequence of the model RefSeq protein was modified relative to this genomic sequence to represent the inferred CDS: deleted 1 base in 1 codon), which yields MERKPVSLPPSISISEMEPNGSFSNHNSSRNCTIETFKREFYPIVYLVIFIWGALGNGFSIYVFLQPYKKSTSVNVFMLNLAISDLLFITTLPFRVDYYLRGSNWIFGDLTCRIMSFSMYVNMYSSIYFLTVLSVVRFLATVHPFRLLHATSVKNAWILCGVIWIFIMASSTVLLKNGSELKGNVTLCLELNPNKVIKLKTMNHIALVVGFLLPFCTLSICYLLIIRALLKAEVPESGLRLSHRKALTTIIIALIIFLLCFLPYHILRTLHVVEWRVDKCKENLHKAVAITLALAAANSCFNPLLYYFASENFKDRLKSALRKCHSQQTKCSFPVVCVWLKKETRV from the exons ATGGAGAGAAAACCTGTGTCCTTACCTCCGTCCATCTCCATATCAGAAATGGAACCCAACGGCAGCTTCAGCAATCACAATAGCAGCAGGAACTGTACAATTGAAACCTTCAAGAGAGAATTTTACCCCATCGTGTACCTGGTAATATTTATCTGGGGAGCCTTGGGAAATGGCTTTTCCATATATGTTTTCCTGCAACCTTATAAGAAGTCCACATCTGTGAATGTTTTCATGCTAAATCTGGCCATTTCCGATCTCTTGTTCATAACCACGCTGCCCTTCAGGGTTGACTATTATCTCAGAGGCTCCAATTGGATATTTGGGGACCTAACCTGCAGAATTATGTCGTTTTCTATGTATGTCAACATGTACAGCAGCATTTATTTCCTGACTGTGTTGAGCGTTGTGCGTTTCCTGGCAACTGTTCACCCCTTCCGGCTCCTTCATGCCACCAGCGTCAAGAATGCCTGGATTCTATGTGGGGTCATATGGATCTTTATCATGGCTTCCTCCACAGTGCTTCTGAAAAATGGCTCTGAGCTGAAGGGCAATGTCACATTGTGCTTGGAGCTGAATCCTAATAAAGTTATTAAACTGAAGACCATGAACCACATTGCCTTGGTGGTGGGCTTTCTGCTGCCATTCTGCACACTCAGCATCTGTTACCTGCTGATCATTCGAGCTTTGTTAAAGGCGGAGGTCCCAGAATCAGGGCTGCGTCTTTCTCACAGGAAGGCGCTAACCACCATCATCATTGCCTTGATCATCttcctcctgtgtttcctgccgtATCACATACTGAGAACCCTCCACGTAGTTGAGTGGAGAGTGGATAAATGCAAAGAGAATCTACATAAAGCTGTGGCCATCACACTGGCTTTGGCAGCGGCCAACAGCTGCTTCAACCCTTTGCTCTATTACTTTGCTAGCGAGAATTTTAAGGACAGACTAAAGTCGGCACTCAGGAAATGTCATTCACAGCAAACAAAGTGCagctttcctgtg gtgtgtgtgtggttaaaaaaggaaacaagagtGTAA